One region of Paenibacillus polymyxa M1 genomic DNA includes:
- a CDS encoding response regulator transcription factor, with protein MGQRLLVIEDEPTLARLLSYNLIQEGFEVDTEDHGSAGFERASRESYDLILLDLMLPGMNGLDILSRLRHQGLTTPIIILTAKNGEAEVVQGLKSGADDYITKPFGVSELLARVTAVLRRTSGGDEGVLSEQKDGSKIQLGELEIYPEKYEVILGGQSISLRPKEFEVLLYLSRKPGVVLTRDDLMNAVWGFDYIGGQRTVDVHVSSLRKKLELDPDSVHIDSIRGVGYKLVVNKKRSASHLL; from the coding sequence ATGGGACAACGTTTGCTGGTTATTGAGGATGAACCAACGCTTGCCAGATTGCTATCCTACAATTTGATACAAGAAGGTTTCGAAGTGGACACGGAGGATCATGGCAGTGCTGGGTTTGAAAGAGCCTCCAGAGAATCCTACGATTTGATCCTGCTGGATTTGATGCTGCCGGGGATGAATGGACTGGATATTCTCAGCAGACTTCGCCATCAGGGGCTGACAACACCTATCATTATTCTAACCGCTAAAAACGGGGAGGCTGAGGTGGTCCAAGGACTGAAGTCGGGTGCTGATGACTACATCACAAAGCCTTTTGGCGTTTCTGAGCTACTGGCCCGCGTAACGGCTGTACTGCGAAGAACATCCGGAGGGGATGAAGGAGTGTTGTCTGAACAGAAGGATGGCTCCAAAATTCAACTGGGCGAGCTGGAGATCTACCCTGAGAAATATGAAGTCATTCTTGGAGGTCAGTCCATCAGCTTAAGACCGAAGGAATTTGAGGTGCTCCTCTATTTGTCCCGCAAGCCGGGTGTGGTCCTGACTCGGGATGATCTAATGAATGCCGTGTGGGGCTTTGACTACATCGGCGGTCAACGGACAGTGGATGTACACGTCAGTTCCTTACGTAAAAAGCTGGAGCTTGATCCCGACTCGGTTCATATTGATTCAATCCGTGGAGTGGGGTACAAGCTGGTTGTAAATAAAAAAAGAAGCGCTTCTCATTTGTTATAA
- the mutM gene encoding DNA-formamidopyrimidine glycosylase: protein MPELPEVETIKRTLNELIVDKHIDHVTVNLPRIIQRPDDIDAFAMELAGHRITGVERRGKFLRILLDGLVLVSHLRMEGRYGLYSQDDPVEKHTHVIFHFKDGTELRYQDVRQFGTMHLFPAGQDLLEKPLNKLGLEPMDEAFTPEMLRAAVGTRSTSIKAALLNQSYVVGIGNIYVDESLFKAGIHPAQPAKSLTDSQFRVLHEAIVSTLGASIQVGGSSIKSFVNGQGKTGDFQHQLQIYGRNAKPCMNCGTLIEKSVVAGRGTHHCPVCQPLR from the coding sequence ATGCCGGAATTACCGGAAGTAGAAACCATTAAACGAACACTAAACGAGCTTATCGTTGATAAACATATAGATCATGTAACCGTAAATTTGCCGCGTATTATCCAACGTCCCGATGATATCGACGCATTTGCGATGGAATTGGCCGGCCACCGGATTACAGGAGTGGAGAGACGCGGTAAGTTTCTTCGAATTTTGCTGGACGGGCTGGTGCTTGTCTCCCATCTTCGAATGGAAGGACGCTATGGATTGTATTCACAAGATGATCCTGTGGAAAAGCATACCCATGTCATCTTTCATTTTAAAGATGGTACGGAGCTGCGTTATCAGGATGTGCGCCAGTTCGGCACGATGCACTTATTTCCGGCAGGACAGGATTTGCTGGAAAAGCCGCTAAACAAACTCGGTTTGGAACCGATGGACGAGGCTTTTACACCTGAAATGCTGCGTGCCGCTGTTGGAACTCGTTCGACTTCGATCAAGGCAGCGCTGTTAAACCAGTCATATGTGGTAGGCATCGGGAATATTTATGTAGATGAATCGTTATTTAAGGCAGGGATTCATCCGGCACAGCCAGCCAAAAGCTTAACGGATAGTCAATTTCGCGTACTGCATGAAGCTATTGTCTCCACGCTGGGCGCGTCGATTCAGGTTGGTGGCTCGTCCATCAAATCATTCGTCAACGGACAGGGCAAAACGGGCGATTTCCAGCATCAGTTGCAAATTTATGGACGTAACGCGAAGCCTTGCATGAACTGTGGTACATTGATCGAAAAATCCGTCGTAGCCGGACGTGGCACACATCATTGCCCGGTCTGCCAGCCTTTGCGCTAA
- the pnpS gene encoding two-component system histidine kinase PnpS — translation MKSFRFRLTLIMLILIGVSVLAAGITMGQIFKNSNMKVLEENMGREIDLLRATFPFVNADALSSTDYVSYYSQKAKEIAHLTDSRVTFIRKDGTVVGDSLSDPRKMENHASREEIRQATSEGIGRTIRYSETLQRNMLYVAEPVVSDKGFDGYIRLSMSLKAVEEGMQRGWTAIGIGLVLLFIAAGLMSYRIARSLTSPIEHITGVANRISGLDYDARVGVQRRDEVGQLGEAINRMADSLQNQMKTIRDNEDLLQSVMSNMTGGILMIDARECIALVNRESERMLGVVGKRVTDKPYHELKKHYELTKLIEGSIQSRERLHGEVHLYNPEERLVLLDGVPMYEDEGGYRGMLFLLQDITAIRRLENMRSEFVANVSHELKTPIAAVKGFAETLLGGGVKDEETARSFLQIIYDESERLNRLIGDILELSKIESKRSPLDCSPIHISSFIESLLEKLNNVAAKKRITLHMDIPDELFMEADEDKLQQIFLNLLSNGINYTLDGGKVKIKVITLQRDNDTEKVVFTVSDTGIGIPKKDLPRIFERFYRVDKGRSRNSGGTGLGLSIVKHLVDLHHGTLSVESELGLGTTFTVELPLLQQEE, via the coding sequence ATGAAATCGTTTCGTTTCAGGCTTACCCTGATCATGCTGATTTTGATTGGCGTATCTGTCCTTGCTGCTGGAATTACTATGGGACAAATTTTCAAAAATTCGAATATGAAGGTGCTAGAGGAGAACATGGGTCGTGAGATCGACCTGCTTCGCGCTACTTTCCCATTTGTTAATGCTGATGCCCTATCCAGCACAGATTACGTCTCCTATTATTCTCAGAAGGCGAAGGAAATTGCCCATCTGACCGATTCGCGAGTGACCTTCATTCGTAAGGATGGAACGGTGGTGGGTGATTCGTTAAGCGATCCACGCAAGATGGAAAACCATGCATCGCGTGAAGAAATACGGCAAGCTACGTCGGAGGGAATCGGACGGACGATACGCTACAGTGAAACTTTGCAACGAAACATGCTATACGTCGCTGAGCCTGTTGTATCGGACAAGGGCTTTGACGGATATATCCGTTTGTCCATGAGTCTGAAAGCGGTGGAAGAGGGAATGCAGCGAGGCTGGACGGCCATCGGGATCGGTCTTGTGTTGCTGTTTATTGCTGCTGGACTGATGAGCTATCGTATTGCTCGCAGCCTCACCTCGCCCATTGAACATATTACAGGGGTAGCCAACCGCATTTCAGGACTAGATTATGACGCTAGGGTCGGTGTACAGCGCCGGGATGAGGTAGGACAACTGGGTGAAGCTATTAATCGTATGGCCGACAGTCTCCAAAACCAAATGAAAACGATACGTGACAATGAGGATCTCCTCCAGAGTGTCATGAGTAATATGACAGGCGGGATTCTGATGATTGATGCTCGTGAATGCATAGCGCTTGTCAACCGTGAGTCTGAGCGTATGCTCGGTGTCGTGGGTAAGCGGGTGACAGACAAGCCGTATCATGAGCTGAAGAAGCACTATGAGCTCACAAAGCTAATTGAGGGCAGTATACAAAGCCGAGAAAGGCTGCATGGTGAGGTGCATTTGTACAATCCTGAGGAACGACTCGTTTTGCTGGATGGTGTCCCTATGTATGAGGATGAAGGGGGATACCGGGGGATGCTGTTCTTGTTGCAGGATATTACAGCTATTCGACGGTTGGAAAATATGCGAAGCGAATTTGTGGCAAACGTATCCCATGAGCTAAAAACACCGATTGCCGCAGTCAAGGGTTTTGCCGAGACATTGCTTGGTGGCGGGGTTAAAGATGAGGAAACGGCCCGTTCCTTTTTGCAAATTATATATGACGAAAGTGAACGACTGAATCGACTGATCGGCGATATTCTGGAGCTTTCCAAAATCGAGTCCAAACGGTCCCCTCTGGATTGCTCTCCGATTCATATCTCATCATTCATAGAATCATTGCTGGAGAAACTGAATAATGTAGCTGCCAAAAAAAGAATTACGCTGCACATGGATATCCCGGATGAACTGTTTATGGAGGCAGATGAAGATAAGCTTCAGCAGATTTTCCTGAACCTTTTGTCTAATGGCATTAACTATACCCTTGATGGCGGCAAGGTAAAGATCAAGGTTATAACGTTACAACGGGACAATGACACGGAAAAGGTCGTATTTACAGTCAGTGATACGGGTATTGGGATACCGAAGAAGGACCTGCCACGTATCTTTGAGCGCTTTTACCGGGTGGACAAAGGACGCTCGCGCAACTCGGGCGGAACGGGACTGGGATTGTCCATCGTCAAGCACTTGGTCGATCTACATCATGGTACACTCTCAGTGGAAAGCGAGCTTGGTTTGGGTACCACGTTTACCGTTGAATTACCGTTATTGCAACAGGAAGAATGA
- a CDS encoding MntP/YtaF family protein yields the protein MANHWGALLLLAFALSLDSFGVGVTYGLRKMKIPQLSIAIISVCSGLVIGISMQLGALLSRVLSPVYTTVFGAVILICIGCYSLIQALHRKEDLTEEAAEVPGNLRLTEQVDSGNISALAEKKSAEDANTESLSSSGKGLPRETSLELQQEERTLFSLEFRKWGLVIRILRSPSAADMDRSGSISATEAVWLGIALSVDAFGAGLGAAMLGFQPLSTALAITLFSGVFLIAGMKAGFFLSAFRFMKALGVLPALLLIMMGILKLL from the coding sequence GTGGCTAATCATTGGGGAGCCCTGCTGTTACTGGCATTTGCGCTAAGTTTGGACAGTTTCGGAGTTGGTGTTACATATGGTCTGCGCAAAATGAAAATTCCACAGTTGTCGATTGCCATCATCTCAGTATGTTCAGGTTTAGTGATCGGCATATCCATGCAGCTCGGCGCATTACTATCTCGTGTCCTGTCCCCTGTATATACGACGGTTTTCGGTGCTGTCATTCTGATCTGTATCGGATGCTACTCTTTGATTCAGGCTCTGCACCGCAAGGAAGATTTGACGGAGGAAGCAGCGGAAGTCCCGGGGAATCTTCGCCTTACGGAACAGGTTGATTCAGGGAATATATCAGCACTTGCGGAGAAAAAAAGTGCAGAGGATGCCAATACAGAGTCTCTAAGCAGCTCAGGAAAAGGCCTACCGAGAGAAACCTCTTTGGAGCTACAGCAAGAGGAGCGAACGTTATTTTCGCTGGAGTTCCGCAAATGGGGGCTTGTTATTCGGATTCTTCGAAGCCCATCTGCTGCAGATATGGACCGTTCCGGCAGTATATCTGCTACCGAAGCGGTTTGGTTAGGTATTGCATTATCGGTCGATGCGTTCGGAGCAGGATTAGGTGCAGCCATGCTTGGTTTTCAGCCCCTGTCTACTGCGCTGGCTATTACGTTATTCAGTGGTGTATTTTTAATTGCTGGTATGAAGGCAGGATTCTTCCTGTCAGCATTTCGATTTATGAAGGCGCTCGGTGTATTGCCGGCATTATTACTCATTATGATGGGCATATTGAAGCTGTTATGA
- the polA gene encoding DNA polymerase I encodes MDKLMLIDGNSIIYRAFFAMPPLTNSSGQQTNAVYGFTTMLLRLLEEHKPTHILVAFDAGKITFRHKGYEDYKGGREKTPPELSQQFPLLKELLTAFGIAQFELDGYEADDIIGTLSRTADEAGFNVLVVTGDKDMLQLASDHVTVGLTRKGVTEVETYGPEQIQERYGLKPLQIIDLKGLMGDTSDNIPGIPGVGEKTALKLLHQYGSVEEVLAHTDELKGKMKERVETHADDARMSKELATIYRDVTLDKQLEDVVFSGLQAETAGPALAKLEFKSLLERLSLSGEVGSAGVGVEEAAADVTVLNEERISELVEVLNNINVLHVETHGDNPHHAEIVGLIFAATGRQFFMTLNVLQSDAATPIREWLADPERKKRGHDLHRTDLALHWHGIEFAGAEFDVQLAGYLLDPTDANQTLSGLAAKYGLSSIRPDDEVFGKGAKYKVPEMDVLSDHVARKAAVIEALVPVQQAELEKTEMHKLFHELEMPLSRILADMEKQGILVNVEELRALGKEFEAQIATLVGEIYSIAGVEFNLNSPKQLGEILFDKLGLPVIKKTKTGYSTDAEVLEKLAPYHDIVQNILQYRTIAKLQSTYVEGLLKEISEKTGKVHTYFRQTVAATGRLSSQFPNLQNIPIRLEEGRKIRKVFVPSEPGWSILAADYSQIELRVLADISDDERLKEAFVHDMDIHTKTASDVFGVPAEAVDSDMRRSAKAVNFGIVYGISDYGLSQNLNITRKEAARFIDQYFDVFQGVRRYMDDIVKDAKRDGYVKTLLERRRYLPEINASNFNQRSFAERTAMNTPIQGTAADIIKLAMVQMDAALRERNLRSRMLLQVHDELVFEVPPEEMETMKELVPATMEAALKLAVPLKAEVSYGSNWYEAK; translated from the coding sequence ATGGATAAACTCATGCTTATAGATGGTAACAGTATCATATACCGGGCGTTTTTTGCTATGCCGCCGTTGACGAATTCAAGCGGACAGCAGACGAACGCGGTGTATGGATTTACGACAATGTTATTGCGGCTTTTGGAGGAGCACAAACCAACACATATCTTGGTTGCCTTTGATGCTGGTAAAATTACGTTTCGCCATAAAGGGTACGAGGATTACAAAGGTGGACGGGAGAAAACGCCGCCGGAGCTGTCCCAGCAATTTCCACTGCTGAAAGAGCTATTGACCGCCTTTGGCATTGCCCAATTTGAACTGGATGGCTATGAGGCAGACGATATTATAGGCACCCTCTCCAGAACAGCGGACGAAGCGGGTTTCAATGTGCTGGTTGTGACTGGCGACAAGGACATGCTTCAATTGGCTTCAGACCATGTCACGGTCGGCTTAACCCGCAAAGGGGTTACCGAGGTGGAAACGTACGGACCTGAGCAGATTCAGGAACGTTACGGCTTGAAGCCGCTGCAAATCATAGACCTTAAGGGTCTGATGGGCGATACGTCGGATAATATTCCTGGCATTCCGGGCGTGGGTGAGAAAACAGCGCTCAAGCTACTGCATCAATATGGTTCAGTCGAAGAGGTGCTGGCGCACACGGATGAGCTGAAGGGCAAAATGAAAGAACGCGTGGAGACACATGCTGACGATGCACGAATGAGCAAGGAATTGGCGACTATTTATCGGGATGTAACGTTGGACAAACAGCTGGAAGATGTAGTTTTCAGCGGGCTGCAGGCTGAGACGGCTGGACCAGCTCTGGCGAAGCTGGAGTTCAAGTCCCTGCTGGAGCGTTTATCCTTATCGGGCGAGGTTGGCAGTGCTGGAGTTGGCGTAGAGGAAGCCGCTGCAGACGTGACTGTATTGAATGAAGAGCGTATCAGCGAATTGGTAGAAGTGCTGAATAACATAAATGTGCTGCATGTGGAGACGCATGGTGATAATCCGCATCATGCTGAAATTGTAGGCTTAATATTTGCCGCAACGGGGCGGCAGTTCTTTATGACACTGAATGTTCTACAAAGTGATGCAGCTACCCCTATTCGCGAATGGCTTGCCGATCCTGAACGCAAAAAACGCGGTCATGATTTGCACCGTACAGACTTGGCTTTACACTGGCATGGAATTGAGTTTGCCGGAGCCGAATTTGATGTGCAACTGGCCGGATACTTGCTAGATCCGACAGACGCGAATCAGACGTTGAGTGGACTGGCAGCCAAGTATGGCTTGTCATCGATTCGTCCAGATGACGAAGTGTTTGGTAAAGGAGCTAAATATAAAGTTCCTGAAATGGATGTACTATCCGATCATGTGGCACGTAAGGCAGCGGTGATCGAAGCATTGGTACCCGTGCAGCAGGCGGAACTGGAAAAGACGGAAATGCACAAGCTGTTTCATGAGCTGGAGATGCCGTTATCACGCATTCTGGCGGATATGGAGAAGCAGGGGATTTTGGTGAATGTAGAGGAACTGCGCGCTTTGGGTAAAGAATTTGAAGCCCAGATTGCAACGTTGGTGGGTGAGATCTACAGCATTGCAGGGGTAGAGTTCAATCTTAATTCGCCCAAGCAGTTGGGTGAGATTTTGTTTGATAAACTGGGTCTGCCAGTTATTAAAAAGACAAAAACCGGGTACTCGACCGATGCAGAGGTACTGGAAAAGCTTGCTCCATATCATGATATTGTGCAAAATATTTTGCAATATCGCACCATTGCCAAACTCCAATCGACGTATGTCGAAGGATTGCTTAAAGAAATTTCGGAGAAGACAGGTAAAGTGCATACGTATTTCCGGCAGACGGTTGCGGCAACCGGACGCTTGAGCAGTCAATTTCCGAATTTGCAGAATATCCCGATCCGTCTCGAAGAAGGACGCAAAATCCGCAAAGTATTTGTTCCCTCGGAGCCGGGCTGGTCGATTTTGGCGGCTGACTATTCACAAATCGAGCTGCGGGTGCTGGCTGATATTTCGGATGATGAGCGTTTGAAAGAGGCTTTTGTCCACGATATGGACATCCATACCAAGACCGCATCCGATGTGTTCGGTGTACCAGCAGAAGCTGTAGATTCCGATATGCGCCGTTCCGCAAAGGCGGTCAACTTTGGGATCGTTTACGGAATTAGCGACTATGGTCTGTCGCAAAATTTGAATATTACCCGGAAGGAAGCGGCTCGCTTTATCGACCAGTATTTTGACGTGTTCCAAGGTGTTCGCCGTTACATGGATGATATTGTGAAGGATGCGAAGAGAGATGGATACGTAAAAACGCTGCTGGAACGCAGACGATATTTGCCTGAGATTAACGCCAGCAATTTCAACCAGCGTTCGTTCGCTGAGCGTACAGCGATGAATACGCCGATTCAAGGTACCGCAGCCGATATTATCAAGCTGGCGATGGTGCAGATGGACGCAGCGCTGCGTGAACGCAATCTTCGCAGCCGCATGCTGCTACAAGTACATGATGAGCTTGTATTCGAGGTTCCGCCTGAGGAAATGGAGACGATGAAAGAGCTTGTCCCGGCTACCATGGAAGCTGCATTAAAATTGGCTGTGCCGCTTAAAGCGGAAGTCAGCTATGGCAGCAATTGGTATGAGGCCAAGTAA
- a CDS encoding methyl-accepting chemotaxis protein: MITEPKTQTSSTAVIERETFKPITTYVPCREVPIIGTDMSCKELLALMKTQEDIPCVIVVDKNDLPLGIIMRDAYNRHFTGRFAAALFYDKPASIFADPNTLIVDLKSPAAEIVEQAMMREVQRFYDCLLIKEGTRLLGVFTIRDILSVVQRMQREADEDRGDVIRHSYDGVQRIRMTVLDAAKEADDSVQLTRSMSELSRRGKVELEDVLLSYHAVTEQMKRQHEQMTALTQSLNDIAGMASSIRALADHSGLLAINASIEAAHAGEYGRGFQIVSQEVRNMSLQTKAFSVQITGLLTHIEQMLRDTAELTDTSMQQIHTGSKFISAGTQTFSKLLQAVDEIEAKNSEMSRSAEEAALNAAGIAQELELMLSS; the protein is encoded by the coding sequence ATGATAACGGAACCAAAGACCCAGACGAGTTCCACTGCCGTGATTGAACGTGAAACGTTCAAGCCGATTACTACCTATGTGCCATGCCGGGAGGTTCCGATCATTGGCACGGATATGTCTTGCAAAGAACTGTTAGCACTCATGAAAACACAGGAAGATATTCCCTGTGTCATCGTCGTGGATAAAAATGATCTTCCTTTGGGCATCATCATGAGAGATGCGTACAATCGTCATTTTACGGGCAGGTTTGCTGCGGCATTGTTCTATGACAAACCGGCTTCTATATTTGCCGATCCCAATACATTAATTGTGGATCTGAAAAGTCCAGCAGCAGAAATTGTAGAACAGGCGATGATGCGTGAAGTTCAGCGTTTTTACGATTGTTTATTGATAAAGGAAGGGACAAGATTACTCGGTGTATTCACAATTCGTGATATCCTGTCTGTCGTTCAGCGAATGCAAAGAGAAGCAGACGAAGACCGGGGCGATGTGATTCGACATAGCTATGACGGAGTCCAGCGTATTCGGATGACTGTTCTGGATGCAGCGAAAGAGGCCGATGACAGTGTGCAGCTAACCCGCTCAATGAGTGAATTATCCCGCCGTGGCAAAGTGGAACTGGAGGATGTTCTGCTTTCTTATCATGCAGTGACGGAGCAAATGAAGCGCCAGCATGAGCAGATGACGGCGTTAACCCAATCGCTCAATGATATTGCGGGCATGGCTTCATCCATTCGTGCACTGGCAGATCACAGCGGATTGCTGGCGATTAATGCGTCCATTGAAGCGGCTCATGCTGGTGAATACGGACGTGGTTTTCAGATTGTGTCTCAAGAGGTTCGGAATATGTCACTCCAGACCAAAGCTTTTTCTGTACAGATTACCGGCTTACTTACTCATATCGAGCAAATGCTGCGTGATACCGCTGAACTGACGGATACGAGTATGCAGCAGATTCATACAGGCTCTAAATTTATATCTGCCGGAACCCAAACGTTTTCCAAATTATTGCAGGCAGTCGATGAAATAGAGGCTAAAAACAGCGAAATGTCCCGTTCCGCAGAAGAAGCGGCCTTGAATGCAGCCGGAATTGCACAGGAGCTTGAACTCATGCTGAGTTCTTGA
- a CDS encoding SDR family oxidoreductase yields MAKSNQPQQTLPPQHQDQQPGIESKMTPAPQFEKPTYKAAGKLTGKVALITGGDSGIGRAVAVTYAKEGADVAIVYLNEHKDAEETKRQVEQEGRKCVLIPGDIGDDQFAKKAVQQTVNELGKLDIVVNNAAEQHPQQKLEDITKEQLERTFRTNIFGMFFLTQAALPHLKKGSAIVNTTSITAYAGNKTLIDYSSTKGAITSFTRSLSLNLADQGIRVNAVAPGPIWTPLIPSTFDAKTVSEFGGAQPMKRPGQPEELAPAYVYLASDDSSYVSGQVIHINGGEVVNG; encoded by the coding sequence ATGGCTAAAAGCAACCAACCTCAGCAAACCTTGCCCCCACAGCATCAGGACCAGCAACCGGGGATTGAATCCAAAATGACGCCTGCACCTCAATTCGAAAAACCAACTTACAAAGCGGCTGGCAAGCTCACAGGCAAAGTTGCACTGATTACTGGTGGAGACAGTGGAATTGGGCGGGCTGTAGCTGTCACGTATGCCAAAGAAGGTGCGGACGTAGCTATCGTCTACTTGAATGAGCATAAGGATGCGGAAGAAACCAAGCGTCAAGTCGAACAGGAAGGACGCAAATGCGTGTTGATTCCTGGCGATATCGGAGATGACCAATTTGCCAAAAAAGCGGTGCAACAGACGGTGAACGAACTGGGCAAGCTCGACATTGTCGTGAACAATGCGGCCGAGCAGCATCCACAGCAAAAGCTGGAGGATATCACCAAAGAACAGTTGGAGCGCACGTTCCGTACGAATATCTTCGGTATGTTCTTCCTGACACAAGCGGCATTGCCGCATTTGAAGAAAGGGAGCGCGATCGTCAACACAACGTCGATTACCGCGTATGCTGGGAATAAGACACTCATTGATTATTCCTCCACCAAAGGGGCAATCACATCATTCACTCGTTCCCTTTCGCTCAATTTGGCGGATCAAGGTATTCGGGTGAACGCTGTAGCACCAGGACCGATCTGGACACCGTTAATCCCGTCTACCTTTGATGCAAAAACAGTGAGCGAATTTGGAGGAGCACAGCCTATGAAACGCCCAGGTCAGCCGGAAGAATTGGCGCCAGCTTATGTGTACCTTGCCTCAGACGATTCGTCTTATGTAAGCGGGCAGGTTATTCATATCAATGGCGGTGAAGTTGTAAACGGATAA
- the phoU gene encoding phosphate signaling complex protein PhoU: MIRRKGFDEGLEELRAVLREMGAHVSKALDQAIECLQTQNTEMAQQVVKNDASLNTMEENILDMGSKLIITQQPVAKDLRRIIVAFKISSDLERMGDLALDIAKVTLRLEGQQAMKPLVDIPHMASIVKEMIDNAIKSYLDENTDLAYKMAKEDDRVDSMYSHMISDLYAFMVEKPAEASQAMLQLLVGRYIERIGDHATNIGESTVYLVTGERPDLNQ; the protein is encoded by the coding sequence ATGATACGTAGAAAAGGTTTTGATGAAGGATTAGAAGAACTGAGAGCCGTACTGCGCGAAATGGGTGCACACGTTTCGAAGGCGCTCGATCAGGCTATTGAATGTTTGCAGACCCAAAATACAGAAATGGCCCAGCAGGTAGTCAAAAATGATGCATCCCTCAATACAATGGAAGAAAATATTCTGGATATGGGCTCCAAGCTCATAATTACCCAGCAACCGGTAGCGAAGGATTTACGCCGGATCATTGTTGCATTTAAAATTTCCAGTGATTTGGAGCGTATGGGCGATTTGGCACTTGATATTGCCAAGGTCACACTTCGCTTGGAAGGGCAACAGGCGATGAAGCCGTTGGTAGATATTCCACACATGGCTTCCATTGTTAAAGAAATGATCGACAATGCGATCAAATCCTATTTGGATGAAAATACAGATCTGGCCTACAAAATGGCTAAAGAGGATGATCGTGTGGATTCCATGTACAGCCACATGATCAGCGATCTATACGCTTTTATGGTAGAAAAGCCAGCAGAGGCTTCACAAGCCATGTTGCAATTGCTTGTAGGACGGTACATTGAACGTATTGGTGACCATGCCACGAATATCGGTGAAAGCACTGTATATCTCGTGACAGGGGAGAGACCAGATTTGAACCAGTAG
- the pstB gene encoding phosphate ABC transporter ATP-binding protein PstB, which produces MNDSVIRIDKLNLYYEKFHALKHINLDIPEKTVTAFIGPSGCGKSTLLRTLNRMNDMIPGTRIEGTVSIAGQDIYGDTMEVEMLRKQVGMVFQQPNPFPKSIYDNVAYGPRLHGIRQKDKLDELVEQSLRQAALWEEVKNFLKRSALSLSGGQQQRLCIARALAVQPDILLMDEATSALDPISTMKIEELVQELRDTYTIVMVTHNMHQAARVSGRTAFFLNGVVVEAADTETMFSTPQDSRTEDYISGRFG; this is translated from the coding sequence ATGAATGATTCCGTAATCCGGATTGATAAGCTGAATTTGTATTATGAAAAATTCCACGCGCTGAAACATATAAACCTGGATATTCCTGAAAAAACGGTAACAGCCTTCATCGGCCCATCCGGCTGCGGCAAATCAACCTTGCTACGTACGCTGAACCGGATGAATGATATGATACCGGGAACACGTATTGAAGGCACCGTGAGCATCGCAGGTCAAGATATATACGGCGATACTATGGAAGTAGAAATGCTGCGTAAACAGGTGGGAATGGTTTTTCAACAGCCTAACCCGTTTCCCAAATCCATTTATGATAACGTGGCCTATGGCCCGCGTTTGCATGGAATTCGGCAAAAGGACAAGTTAGATGAACTGGTGGAGCAAAGTCTGCGGCAGGCAGCACTTTGGGAAGAGGTTAAAAATTTTCTGAAGCGTTCTGCTCTGAGCTTGTCCGGCGGGCAACAACAACGGCTATGCATTGCCCGGGCGCTTGCTGTACAGCCAGATATTTTACTCATGGACGAGGCGACATCTGCGTTGGACCCGATCTCGACGATGAAAATTGAAGAACTGGTTCAAGAATTAAGAGACACGTATACTATCGTCATGGTGACGCATAACATGCATCAGGCAGCGCGTGTGTCTGGTCGAACTGCGTTCTTTTTGAATGGGGTTGTAGTGGAGGCAGCGGATACTGAGACGATGTTTTCCACGCCACAGGATTCACGTACGGAAGATTATATTTCCGGGCGTTTTGGCTAA